The following proteins are encoded in a genomic region of Brachypodium distachyon strain Bd21 chromosome 1, Brachypodium_distachyon_v3.0, whole genome shotgun sequence:
- the LOC100835791 gene encoding pentatricopeptide repeat-containing protein At5g65560, giving the protein MRRFPPLSQRAAAASAASTSTPDVVAELGRIISTRRWNKGRAYKRLAPSVTPAHVADLFRGTACPAPDPATALAFFEWLARRPGFRHTAGSHAALLHLLSRWRSPASYEKLVFSMFGCSDSAEGMRVSADAIQAICRTGAPRHALSPACYNFALRSLSRFDMMEEMERVYSKLVQDGLLPDKMTYNVMIKSYCKEGDLARAQRYFKLLLECGLEPDTFTFNALVLGYCRTGNLRKACWLLLMMPLMGCRRNEYSYTILIQGLCEARCAREAFVLLLMMRGDGCSPNAHTYNFLISGLCKEGRVHDARLLLDEMPLRGVVPGIRTYNAMIAGYCKSGRMEDALEIKELMGGNGCDPDDWTYNTLIHGLSDGNIDEAEQLLDNAVKGGFRPTVVTFTNLIDGYCKAERIDDALRVKNNMMSSKCELDLHVYGKLINSLIKKDMLKEAKELLTEISATGLVPNVFTYTSVIDGYCKSGKVDFALEVLKMMERDGCRPNAWTYNSLMYGLIQDKKVNKAMALISKMQKNGVTPNVINFTTLVQGQCNQHEFDNAFRLFEMMEQNGLTPDEQSYTVLTGALCKAGRAEEAYSFLVGKRVALTKIQYTALIDGFSKAGNTDFAAALAEKMISKGCRLDSYTYSVLLHALCKQKKLQEALPILDQMTRRGIKCTTVAYTTLINEMLREGKHDHAKRMFDEMVSSGHKPSATTYTVFINSYCKEGRIEEAEKLIVEMERQSVAPDVVTYNVFIDGCGHMGYINRAFETLKCMMDASCEPNYGTYCILLKHLLKGNLDVHYVDASGMWNLIELDTVWQFFERMTKHGLNPTITTYRSLIAGFCKASRIKEACVLLDHMCGKDMTPNEEIYTLLIKCCCDIKFFEKASLFVGNMIECGFQPHLESYQLLILGFCSEGQFEKAKSLFCDLLELGYSHDEVAWKILNDGLLKVGYVDICSQLLSTMENKNCCISSQTNAMLTNGMHEASSRLVGEVHGETA; this is encoded by the coding sequence ATGCGGCGCTTCCCGCCCCTCTCCCAGCGCGCAGCTGCCgcttccgccgcctccacctccacccccgACGTCGTCGCGGAGCTCGGCCGTATCATCTCCACGCGCCGCTGGAACAAGGGCCGGGCCTACAAGCGCCTGGCCCCCTCCGTCACCCCCGCGCACGTCGCCGACCTCTTCCGCGGCACCGCCTGCCCCGCCCCCGACCCCGCCACCGCGCTCGCCTTCTTCGAGTGGCTCGCGCGCCGCCCGGGCTTCCGCCACACCGCCGGCTCCCACGCCgcgctcctccacctcctctcccGCTGGCGGTCCCCTGCGAGCTACGAGAAGCTCGTCTTCTCCATGTTCGGTTGCTCTGACAGCGCGGAGGGCATGCGCGTGTCTGCCGACGCCATTCAGGCAATCTGTCGAACAGGTGCCCCGCGCCACGCGCTGTCCCCGGCGTGCTACAACTTCGCACTTAGGTCCCTCTCGCGGTTCGATAtgatggaggagatggagagggTATACTCGAAGCTTGTGCAGGACGGGCTGTTGCCGGATAAGATGACGTACAATGTGATGATTAAATCATACTGCAAGGAGGGTGATCTTGCCAGGGCACAGAGGTATTTCAAACTGTTGCTGGAGTGTGGGCTGGAGCCAGATACATTCACATTTAATGCACTAGTGTTGGGTTACTGTAGAACGGGTAACTTGAGGAAGGCCTGCTGGCTATTGCTGATGATGCCGCTGATGGGTTGCCGGAGAAATGAGTACTCCTACACCATTTTAATTCAGGGTCTCTGTGAGGCACGGTGTGCAAGGGAAGCATTTGTGCTATTGTTAATGATGAGGGGGGATGGGTGCTCCCCGAACGCACACACTTATAACTTCTTGATCAGCGGCCTATGTAAGGAGGGTAGGGTTCACGATGCCAGGTTGTTGCTTGATGAAATGCCTCTGCGAGGTGTTGTTCCTGGTATTAGGACATATAATGCAATGATTGCGGGGTACTGTAAGTCAGGAAGGATGGAGGATGCATTGGAGATTAAGGAGCTGATGGGAGGAAATGGTTGTGACCCGGATGATTGGACATATAACACTTTGATTCATGGCCTCAGTGATGGGAATATAGACGAAGCTGAACAATTACTGGATAATGCTGTAAAAGGAGGTTTTAGACCTACAGTTGTTACATTCACTAACTTGATCGATGGGTATTGCAAGGCTGAAAGGATTGATGATGCACTCAGAGTGAAAAATAATATGATGTCGAGTAAATGTGAACTTGATTTACATGTGTATGGAAAGTTGATCAATAGCCTCATTAAGAAGGATATGTTAAAAGAGGCTAAAGAGTTGTTAACTGAAATTTCGGCAACTGGTTTAGTTCCAAATGTGTTCACATACACGTCTGTAATTGATGGCTACTGCAAGAGCGGAAAGGTTGATTTCGCACTAGAGGTCTTGAAAATGATGGAACGAGATGGTTGCCGGCCAAATGCCTGGACCTATAACTCTCTGATGTATGGGCTGATTCAGGACAAGAAAGTTAACAAGGCAATGGCACTAATATCTAAAATGCAAAAGAATGGAGTAACTCCTAATGTTATCAACTTTACCACTTTGGTTCAAGGCCAGTGCAATCAACATGAATTTGATAATGCTTTCAGGTTGTTTGAAATGATGGAGCAGAATGGTTTGACACCTGATGAACAATCATACACTGTCTTAACTGGTGCGCTTTGCAAAGCTGGAAGGGCTGAAGAAGCTTATTCATTTCTTGTTGGAAAACGAGTAGCCCTAACCAAGATACAGTATACTGCTTTAATTGATGGATTCAGCAAGGCAGGCAACACTGATTTTGCTGCTGCCCTTGCAGAGAAGATGATCAGTAAGGGCTGCAGACTAGATTCATACACATATAGTGTTCTATTGCATGCTTTATGCAAACAGAAGAAGCTGCAGGAAGCTTTGCCAATACTTGATCAAATGACTCGAAGGGGAATAAAATGTACCACTGTTGCATATACAACTCTAATCAATGAAATGCTCCGAGAAGGGAAGCATGACCATGCAAAAAGGATGTTCGATGAAATGGTTTCATCAGGGCATAAGCCAAGTGCAACCACATATACTGTATTCATAAACTCGTACTGCAAGGAAGGTCGAATAGAGGAGGCTGAGAAATTAATTGTGGAAATGGAAAGACAAAGTGTTGCCCCTGATGTGGTGACCTACAACGTATTCATTGATGGCTGTGGACATATGGGATACATTAATCGTGCATTTGAAACTTTGAAGTGCATGATGGATGCATCATGTGAGCCAAATTATGGGACCTATTGTATTCTTCTCAAGCATCTTCTAAAAGGGAATCTTGATGTTCATTATGTAGATGCTTCCGGCATGTGGAACTTGATAGAGTTGGACACTGTTTGGCAGTTTTTTGAAAGGATGACGAAGCATGGTTTAAATCCCACAATAACGACATATAGATCTCTCATTGCAGGATTTTGCAAAGCCAGCCGTATTAAAGAagcttgtgttcttcttgatcatATGTGTGGAAAAGATATGACACCCAACGAAGAGATATACACATTGCTTATCAAGTGCTGTTGTGATATCAAGTTTTTTGAGAAGGCCTCTTTATTTGTTGGCAACATGATAGAATGCGGGTTCCAGCCTCATCTTGAGTCGTACCAGCTTCTTATACTAGGTTTTTGTAGCGAGGGACAATTTGAGAAGGCTAAATCACTGTTCTGCGACTTGCTTGAACTGGGCTATAGTCATGATGAAGTTGCTTGGAAAATTCTGAATGATGGTTTGCTTAAAGTTGGTTATGTTGATATATGTTCCCAGCTGCTGTCCACCATGGAGAATAAAAACTGCTGCATTAGTTCTCAGACAAATGCTATGTTGACcaatggcatgcatgaggCATCTAGCAGACTGGTTGGTGAAGTCCATGGAGAAACTGCCTGA